The following proteins are encoded in a genomic region of Leifsonia psychrotolerans:
- the carA gene encoding glutamine-hydrolyzing carbamoyl-phosphate synthase small subunit, giving the protein MSYSPNNHSITNRAPAVLVLEDGKRFVGHAYGKTGQTLGELVFATGMTGYQETLTDPSYAGQIVLMTAPHIGNTGVNDTDMESSRIWVSGFVVREPSRVVSNFRAQRSLDEDLLSNDVVGISGIDTRAITRHIRSAGAMRSGIFSGEALEFSESEQLEIVRNGANMAGRNLSDEVSTVDPFSVPAQGERIGSVAVLDLGVKKSTLNFLAERGFEVLVLPQSVTASDVLSLKPDALFFSNGPGDPAASDAHVELLQECLRAGLPYFGICFGNQLLGRALGFRTYKLPFGHRGINQPVLDKATGRVEITSQNHGFAVDMPIEGTHDSRTGFGKVEVSHYSLNDKVVEGIRCLDIPAFSVQYHPEAAAGPHDANHLFDRFKDVVVAHQATIGAGDAK; this is encoded by the coding sequence GTGAGCTACTCACCCAACAACCACTCCATCACCAACCGGGCGCCCGCCGTGCTCGTGCTGGAAGACGGCAAGCGATTCGTCGGGCATGCCTATGGCAAGACCGGCCAGACCCTCGGTGAGCTCGTTTTCGCCACCGGAATGACCGGCTACCAGGAGACCTTGACCGACCCGTCGTACGCCGGCCAAATCGTGCTCATGACCGCGCCGCACATCGGCAACACCGGTGTCAACGACACCGACATGGAGTCCAGCCGCATCTGGGTATCCGGTTTCGTGGTGCGCGAGCCATCGCGTGTGGTGTCGAACTTCCGTGCCCAGCGCAGCCTCGACGAGGATCTTCTGTCGAATGACGTCGTCGGTATCAGCGGCATCGATACCCGTGCGATCACCCGTCACATCCGCTCGGCCGGTGCGATGCGCTCCGGTATTTTTTCGGGCGAGGCTCTCGAGTTCTCCGAGTCGGAGCAGCTCGAGATCGTGCGCAACGGGGCAAACATGGCCGGCCGCAACCTCTCTGACGAGGTCTCGACGGTCGACCCATTCTCGGTTCCCGCGCAGGGTGAGCGCATCGGCTCCGTCGCCGTGCTCGACCTCGGCGTGAAGAAGTCCACCTTGAACTTCCTCGCCGAGCGCGGCTTTGAGGTTCTCGTTCTGCCGCAGTCGGTCACGGCCTCCGATGTGCTTTCGCTGAAGCCGGATGCGCTGTTCTTCTCGAACGGGCCGGGTGACCCGGCGGCATCCGACGCGCACGTTGAACTGCTGCAGGAATGCCTGCGGGCCGGTCTGCCCTATTTCGGTATCTGCTTCGGCAACCAGCTTCTCGGTCGTGCGCTCGGTTTCCGTACCTACAAGCTGCCGTTCGGTCACCGCGGCATCAACCAGCCGGTGCTCGACAAGGCCACCGGCCGAGTCGAAATCACCTCACAGAACCACGGTTTCGCGGTCGACATGCCCATCGAGGGCACGCACGACTCGCGTACCGGCTTCGGCAAGGTCGAGGTGAGTCACTACAGCCTCAACGACAAGGTTGTCGAGGGCATCCGTTGCCTCGACATTCCCGCGTTCAGCGTGCAGTATCACCCGGAGGCGGCCGCGGGGCCGCACGACGCCAACCATCTTTTTGATCGATTCAAGGACGTGGTAGTTGCCCATCAGGCGACTATCGGAGCAGGAGACGCCAAGTAA
- the carB gene encoding carbamoyl-phosphate synthase large subunit has protein sequence MPKRDDINSVLVIGSGPIVIGQACEFDYSGTQACRVLREEGVRVILVNSNPATIMTDPDFADATYIEPITPEMIESIIIKERPDAILPTLGGQTALNAAIQLHERGILEKYNVELIGASFEAINKGEDRQIFKDLVIAAGAGVARSYIAHTVDEAVGFAEDLGYPLVVRPSFTMGGLGSGFAYTEEELRRIVGDGLHQSPNSEVLLEESILGWKEYELEMMRDTADNTVVVCSIENVDPVGVHTGDSITVAPALTLTDVEYQKLRDISIDIIRAVGVDTGGCNIQFAIDPADGRIIVIEMNPRVSRSSALASKATGFPIAKIAAKLALGYRLDEIPNDITSVTPASFEPTLDYVVVKVPRFAFEKFPAADARLTTTMKSVGEAMAIGRNFASALQKSLRSLEKRGSSFHWGEETRSLDELLTVAEIPTDGRIVTVQQAFRKGATIEQVFEATKIDPWFLDQIVLINEVADAVAASATLDTDILRLAKDHGFSDAQIGELRGFGEADVRKVRHILGVRPVFKTVDTCAGEFPAETPYHYSSYDQETEVTPSDRKKVVILGSGPNRIGQGVEFDYSCVHASFALSDAGYETIMINCNPETVSTDYDTSDRLYFEPLTLEDVLEIIHAESQSGELVGVVVQLGGQTALGLAKGLKAEGITILGTTPEAIDLAEERGEFSRILDEAGLLAPRNGTATDYAGAVVVAEEIGYPVLVRPSYVLGGRGMEIVYDSPSLADYFTRMSGQGIIGPSHPLLVDRFLDDAIEIDVDAIYDGHELYIGGVMEHIEEAGIHSGDSSCTLPPVTLGRAEIDRVRDATLAIAQGIGVRGLLNVQFAIGAGVLYVLEANPRASRTVPFVAKALGITLAKAASLIMVGTTIAELRESGMLPEIDGSRVPLDAPVAVKEAVLPFKRFRTPAGDVVDSVLGPEMRSTGEVMGIDRDFPRAFAKSQMAAYGGMPLTGTVFVSVSDRDKRAIILPILRLAQLGYDIMATEGTAMVLKRNGIDAQLVRKFSEKQVEGEGSIVDLIRQEKVDIVINTPGGRTARADGYEIRAAAVAGDLPLFTTIAELAAAVASIDAIRDGFDVTSLQEYAITREAALK, from the coding sequence ATGCCCAAGCGCGACGATATCAACAGCGTCCTCGTGATCGGCTCCGGCCCGATCGTCATCGGACAGGCCTGCGAGTTCGACTACTCGGGCACTCAGGCCTGCCGCGTGCTGCGCGAAGAGGGGGTGCGCGTCATCCTGGTCAACTCGAACCCGGCCACGATCATGACCGACCCGGACTTCGCCGATGCCACGTACATCGAGCCGATCACCCCTGAGATGATCGAGTCGATCATTATCAAGGAGCGCCCGGATGCCATCCTGCCGACGCTCGGCGGCCAGACCGCACTGAACGCGGCCATCCAGCTGCACGAGCGCGGCATTCTCGAGAAGTACAACGTCGAACTGATCGGTGCCTCGTTTGAGGCCATCAACAAGGGTGAAGACCGTCAGATCTTCAAAGACCTCGTCATCGCCGCCGGCGCCGGCGTGGCCCGCTCCTACATCGCGCACACGGTCGACGAGGCCGTCGGGTTCGCCGAAGACCTCGGTTACCCGCTCGTGGTACGGCCCTCGTTCACGATGGGCGGCCTCGGTTCTGGCTTTGCGTACACCGAGGAAGAACTGCGCCGCATCGTCGGCGACGGACTGCACCAGAGCCCGAACAGTGAGGTGCTGCTCGAAGAGTCGATTCTTGGCTGGAAAGAGTACGAGCTTGAAATGATGCGCGACACGGCCGATAACACGGTCGTCGTCTGCTCCATCGAAAACGTCGACCCGGTCGGCGTGCACACCGGCGACTCGATCACCGTCGCTCCGGCGCTCACCCTCACCGACGTTGAGTACCAGAAGCTGCGCGACATCTCGATCGACATCATCCGTGCCGTCGGTGTCGACACGGGTGGCTGCAACATCCAGTTCGCGATCGACCCGGCCGACGGTCGCATCATCGTGATCGAGATGAACCCGCGGGTCTCCCGCTCCTCGGCCCTGGCCAGCAAGGCAACGGGTTTCCCGATTGCCAAGATCGCGGCGAAGCTCGCCCTCGGCTACCGTCTTGACGAGATCCCGAACGACATCACCTCGGTCACCCCGGCCAGCTTTGAGCCCACCCTCGACTACGTCGTGGTCAAGGTTCCCCGTTTCGCGTTCGAGAAGTTCCCGGCCGCCGACGCTCGCCTCACCACGACCATGAAGTCGGTCGGCGAGGCCATGGCCATCGGACGCAACTTCGCCTCGGCCCTGCAGAAGTCCCTGCGTTCCCTCGAGAAGCGCGGCTCGTCGTTCCACTGGGGCGAAGAGACCCGGAGCCTCGACGAGCTGCTTACCGTCGCTGAGATTCCCACCGACGGCCGGATCGTCACGGTGCAGCAGGCGTTCCGCAAGGGCGCCACCATCGAGCAGGTGTTCGAGGCCACCAAGATCGACCCCTGGTTCCTCGACCAGATCGTGCTGATCAACGAGGTTGCGGATGCCGTCGCCGCGTCGGCCACGCTCGACACCGACATCCTGCGTTTGGCCAAAGACCACGGCTTCTCCGATGCCCAGATCGGCGAATTGCGCGGCTTTGGCGAAGCAGACGTGCGCAAGGTGCGCCACATCCTTGGCGTGCGCCCGGTCTTCAAGACCGTGGACACCTGCGCGGGCGAGTTCCCGGCCGAGACGCCGTACCACTACTCGAGCTATGACCAGGAGACCGAGGTCACGCCGAGCGACCGCAAGAAGGTCGTCATTCTCGGCTCCGGCCCGAACCGCATCGGTCAGGGCGTCGAATTCGACTACTCCTGTGTTCACGCCTCGTTCGCGCTGTCCGATGCCGGCTACGAGACCATCATGATCAACTGCAACCCCGAGACGGTTTCGACCGACTATGACACCAGCGACCGACTCTACTTCGAGCCGCTCACGTTGGAAGATGTGCTCGAGATCATCCACGCCGAAAGCCAGAGCGGCGAGCTCGTCGGCGTCGTCGTGCAGCTCGGCGGTCAGACCGCTCTCGGACTGGCCAAGGGGCTGAAGGCAGAGGGCATCACGATTCTCGGCACCACGCCCGAAGCCATCGACCTGGCCGAAGAGCGCGGGGAGTTCTCGCGCATTCTCGACGAGGCCGGCCTGCTCGCCCCACGCAACGGCACCGCCACCGACTATGCCGGCGCGGTCGTCGTGGCCGAGGAGATCGGCTACCCGGTTCTGGTTCGCCCGAGCTACGTGCTGGGTGGCCGCGGCATGGAGATCGTCTACGACAGCCCGTCGCTGGCGGACTACTTCACCCGCATGTCCGGCCAGGGCATCATCGGCCCCTCGCACCCGCTGCTGGTCGACCGGTTCCTCGACGACGCCATCGAGATCGACGTCGACGCTATCTATGACGGCCACGAGCTCTACATCGGCGGCGTGATGGAGCACATCGAAGAGGCCGGCATCCACTCCGGCGACTCCAGCTGCACGCTGCCGCCGGTCACCCTCGGCAGAGCCGAGATCGACCGCGTGCGTGACGCCACGCTCGCCATCGCGCAGGGCATCGGCGTGCGGGGCCTGCTGAACGTTCAGTTCGCGATCGGCGCCGGCGTACTCTACGTGCTCGAAGCGAACCCGCGTGCGTCGCGCACCGTGCCCTTCGTGGCCAAGGCCCTCGGCATCACTCTGGCGAAGGCCGCCTCGCTGATCATGGTCGGAACCACCATCGCCGAGCTCAGAGAGAGCGGAATGCTGCCGGAGATCGACGGTTCCCGTGTTCCGCTGGATGCGCCGGTGGCGGTCAAGGAGGCCGTGCTTCCGTTCAAGCGCTTCCGTACCCCGGCCGGTGACGTCGTCGACTCCGTGCTCGGCCCGGAGATGCGCTCCACCGGCGAGGTCATGGGCATCGACCGTGACTTCCCCCGGGCGTTCGCGAAGAGCCAGATGGCCGCGTATGGCGGAATGCCGCTGACCGGCACCGTGTTCGTGTCGGTCTCTGACCGTGACAAGCGCGCGATCATCCTGCCGATCCTGCGTTTAGCTCAACTCGGCTACGACATCATGGCGACCGAGGGCACCGCAATGGTGCTGAAGCGCAATGGAATCGACGCTCAGCTGGTGCGCAAGTTCAGCGAAAAGCAGGTGGAGGGTGAGGGCTCAATCGTCGACCTCATCCGCCAGGAGAAGGTCGACATCGTCATCAACACGCCCGGCGGCCGCACCGCCCGGGCCGACGGCTACGAGATTCGTGCGGCTGCCGTAGCCGGCGACCTGCCCCTGTTCACGACCATTGCCGAGCTGGCTGCGGCTGTGGCCTCCATCGACGCCATCCGTGACGGCTTTGATGTGACGAGCCTGCAGGAATACGCGATCACGCGGGAAGCAGCACTGAAGTAG
- the pyrF gene encoding orotidine-5'-phosphate decarboxylase, which translates to MTAQTNGLSGPVAPVVPFGERLEQTFARHGQLCVGIDPHSWLLDDWNLPDSAAGAESFGRTVVAAAAGQAGIVKPQVAFFEKFGSAGYVALERVLADARAAGLLVIGDAKRGDLGTSVEAYAEAWLTPGAPLEVDALTVHSYMGVGSLDAALEVADRGGKGLFLLSATSNPEGAALQRAVVGEGVHQGSSVARAILDEVAERNVRQSTSALGSIGVVLGATLDLASFGIDVSDTPTEALTPVLAPGFGHQGATPSQLVALFGGYASGVILSESRSILSSGPDRISEMIRHRVAEAGTARG; encoded by the coding sequence GTGACAGCCCAGACGAACGGGTTGTCTGGGCCGGTCGCACCGGTCGTGCCGTTCGGCGAACGTCTCGAGCAGACGTTCGCCCGGCACGGCCAGCTGTGTGTCGGAATCGATCCACACTCCTGGTTGCTTGACGATTGGAATCTGCCGGACTCGGCGGCGGGCGCCGAAAGCTTCGGCCGCACGGTCGTCGCGGCGGCCGCGGGCCAGGCGGGCATCGTGAAGCCGCAGGTCGCCTTCTTCGAAAAATTTGGTTCCGCCGGATATGTTGCGCTTGAGCGCGTGCTCGCCGACGCCCGGGCGGCCGGCCTCCTCGTGATCGGCGATGCCAAGCGCGGCGATCTGGGCACCAGCGTCGAAGCCTATGCGGAGGCCTGGCTCACGCCCGGCGCGCCGCTCGAAGTCGATGCGCTCACGGTGCACAGCTACATGGGGGTGGGCTCGCTCGATGCCGCCCTCGAGGTCGCCGACCGTGGCGGAAAGGGCCTGTTCCTGCTCAGCGCTACGTCGAACCCGGAGGGGGCCGCGCTCCAGCGCGCCGTTGTGGGGGAGGGCGTGCACCAGGGAAGCAGCGTCGCGCGCGCCATCCTCGACGAGGTTGCCGAGCGTAATGTGCGCCAGTCGACGTCGGCTCTCGGGTCGATTGGGGTGGTGCTGGGCGCGACCCTCGACCTGGCTAGTTTCGGGATCGACGTGTCCGACACGCCGACGGAGGCGTTGACGCCGGTTCTCGCTCCAGGCTTTGGACATCAGGGCGCAACCCCCTCTCAACTGGTTGCCCTGTTCGGGGGGTACGCTTCGGGCGTTATCCTGAGTGAATCACGCAGTATCCTCTCTTCCGGACCCGACCGGATATCCGAGATGATCCGGCACCGAGTAGCGGAAGCAGGCACTGCCCGTGGCTGA